One Deltaproteobacteria bacterium DNA window includes the following coding sequences:
- a CDS encoding WYL domain-containing protein: MKNDSRIVRSIILSVLIAVFLTGCGDGSSNEGPSDDDKQLLKWLNKPDDPLRPQDYENRYFAELSHAIEAKKIVYLEYAGRKEITHRQVVPERLFRKGEHIYLDAFCLMRNQYRIFRLDQIKYLQVEEKKRDQVFD, from the coding sequence ATGAAAAATGATTCGCGTATTGTCCGATCGATAATATTATCTGTTTTAATCGCAGTCTTTCTAACTGGATGCGGAGACGGTAGTAGTAATGAAGGACCGTCGGATGATGATAAACAGCTATTAAAATGGTTAAATAAACCGGATGACCCATTAAGGCCGCAAGATTATGAGAATAGGTATTTTGCCGAATTGAGCCATGCTATCGAGGCCAAAAAGATCGTTTATTTGGAATATGCGGGAAGAAAGGAGATAACGCACCGTCAAGTGGTTCCAGAGCGGTTATTTAGAAAAGGTGAACATATTTATCTTGATGCGTTCTGTTTAATGAGAAACCAATACCGGATATTCCGACTTGATCAAATAAAGTATCTCCAGGTAGAGGAAAAGAAAAGGGATCAAGTCTTTGATTGA
- a CDS encoding putative toxin-antitoxin system toxin component, PIN family, translating into MRVVLDSNVTIAAFAARGLCNALFESCIGNHEIVLCEEILSEISDKLKNKIRLPDEIIHQILILLRSYSIIVIPEKAAINSLRDKKDLMVLGSAVAGGVSYIVAGDKDLLEVGKYKDIKIIDPRSFWEKLKDQLNKGNQSQSPKKARNR; encoded by the coding sequence GTGAGGGTTGTTCTTGATTCCAATGTAACTATTGCTGCGTTTGCAGCACGAGGCTTATGTAATGCTCTCTTTGAAAGCTGTATAGGAAACCATGAAATTGTCCTGTGTGAAGAAATCCTGAGTGAAATCTCTGATAAGCTCAAAAACAAAATCCGCCTTCCGGATGAAATAATCCATCAGATACTCATATTGCTGAGATCATACTCAATTATTGTTATTCCGGAAAAAGCTGCTATTAATTCTTTACGAGACAAAAAAGACCTTATGGTGCTTGGTTCTGCTGTTGCTGGTGGGGTCAGTTATATCGTAGCAGGAGATAAAGACTTACTTGAAGTTGGTAAATACAAAGATATTAAGATCATCGATCCTCGATCTTTTTGGGAAAAACTGAAAGACCAGTTGAACAAAGGCAACCAATCCCAAAGCCCGAAGAAGGCAAGGAACAGATAA
- a CDS encoding IPT/TIG domain-containing protein: MPETLPYFQRFAIDIFVIFINSRICAERKKPCPKPYIKTIFPLTGKPGDQVQIRGHRFSTEEGVVIFSPGVKAEIVKWTNTKILVIVPESATTGPVTVLLLCGSVSNKQYFTVKK; the protein is encoded by the coding sequence ATTCCCGAGACGTTACCTTATTTTCAGCGTTTTGCTATCGATATTTTTGTTATCTTCATCAACAGTCGTATATGCGCAGAAAGAAAAAAACCGTGTCCCAAGCCTTATATAAAAACGATTTTCCCACTGACTGGCAAGCCTGGAGACCAGGTGCAAATCCGAGGACATAGATTCAGCACGGAAGAAGGTGTGGTCATCTTTAGTCCCGGGGTAAAAGCCGAAATTGTAAAATGGACAAACACTAAAATCTTGGTAATTGTTCCTGAGTCTGCAACCACTGGCCCTGTTACCGTATTACTTCTGTGCGGTTCAGTTAGTAATAAGCAATATTTTACAGTGAAAAAGTAA
- the infA gene encoding translation initiation factor IF-1 — protein MSRDDLIQLEGVVIKVLGRGTMEIECDDNIVVRGVLCGRMKKKRIRVIPGDRVQISVSPYDTSHGIITWRFK, from the coding sequence TTGAGTCGAGACGATTTAATACAACTGGAAGGTGTAGTGATCAAGGTTTTGGGTCGCGGGACAATGGAAATTGAATGCGACGACAATATCGTTGTCAGGGGTGTCCTTTGCGGCCGGATGAAAAAGAAAAGGATTAGGGTGATACCAGGTGATCGGGTCCAGATAAGCGTTTCACCCTATGATACCTCACATGGAATAATTACCTGGCGCTTTAAGTGA